In the Prochlorococcus sp. MIT 1307 genome, one interval contains:
- a CDS encoding SDR family oxidoreductase, with product MKKVLILGAYGLLGHNLSFYLDRNCFNVHRQGRKRTSDYCCDPNIKNQLKELIGQINPDCIVNLIANTNVDNCERDYREAFKTNYKIVENINACIINRETRLIHMSTDQVYCGNGPHQEEDANPINIYGISKYMSEIIADKSRSIIIRTNFVGKSDSPQRQSFSDWAISSYIQQKSMLLFNDVLFNPIHISFLSKVISELINSKYCGLYNLSSNGGISKADFIKSLTNRLGIRNPNATYASIDNLKLPAKRPKDMRLNPKKIEQRLNFIAPTIEETIDSVAKDYENRL from the coding sequence ATAGACAAGGCAGGAAAAGAACTTCAGATTATTGTTGCGACCCTAACATTAAAAATCAATTAAAAGAGCTTATAGGCCAAATCAATCCTGATTGTATTGTAAATCTAATTGCAAATACAAATGTTGATAATTGTGAGAGAGATTATAGAGAAGCTTTTAAAACGAATTATAAAATTGTTGAAAATATTAATGCTTGCATAATTAATAGAGAGACGAGATTAATTCATATGTCAACAGATCAAGTTTATTGTGGTAATGGTCCACACCAAGAAGAAGATGCAAACCCTATCAATATATATGGTATATCAAAATACATGTCTGAAATAATTGCAGATAAATCTAGATCAATAATAATACGAACAAATTTTGTAGGTAAAAGTGATTCACCTCAAAGACAGTCCTTTAGTGATTGGGCAATAAGTTCTTATATTCAACAGAAATCAATGTTGCTTTTTAATGATGTATTATTTAACCCAATCCACATTTCATTTTTATCTAAAGTAATAAGTGAATTAATAAATAGCAAATATTGTGGACTGTACAATTTAAGTAGTAACGGTGGCATTAGTAAAGCAGATTTCATAAAGAGTTTAACAAATCGATTGGGGATAAGAAACCCTAATGCAACCTATGCCTCAATTGATAATTTAAAGCTACCAGCAAAAAGACCTAAGGATATGAGATTAAATCCAAAAAAAATAGAGCAAAGGTTAAATTTTATAGCACCTACAATTGAAGAAACGATTGACTCTGTTGCTAAAGATTATGAAAACAGATTATAA
- a CDS encoding glycosyltransferase family 2 protein, with protein sequence MNIDISIIIVTYNYEKYILECIESCLCQEFSGLESEIIVINDGSTDRTREILRSEYCKGVTVHNIENSGIEKASNYGFNEANGTYLVRVDADDLLDKNYLKVIKDNINVDADFIYSNYKVIDSKSNITGSMRLPEYCPEEIKKRGDFLATGTLFKSKIIQEMIGYNTKVKNCGLENYELIIRLINSGYKGFLIPKDLFYYRKHKKNLSHLEKVRIKSYGQELFNRYNLGEYNMNKYHPYAK encoded by the coding sequence ATGAACATAGATATATCAATTATTATAGTTACTTATAACTATGAAAAATACATTCTTGAATGTATTGAGTCTTGTCTATGTCAAGAATTTTCAGGTTTGGAATCAGAAATAATAGTCATTAATGATGGCAGCACTGACAGAACTCGTGAGATTCTAAGAAGTGAATATTGCAAAGGTGTTACTGTACATAATATTGAGAATTCAGGTATTGAGAAAGCCTCTAATTATGGCTTTAATGAGGCTAATGGCACATACCTCGTAAGAGTCGATGCTGACGATCTTCTGGACAAGAATTATCTTAAAGTCATCAAAGATAATATTAATGTTGATGCTGATTTTATATACTCTAACTACAAAGTCATTGATAGCAAGTCTAATATAACTGGATCCATGAGATTACCCGAATATTGTCCTGAAGAAATCAAAAAAAGAGGAGACTTCTTAGCTACAGGTACATTATTTAAATCTAAAATAATTCAAGAGATGATTGGTTATAATACAAAAGTAAAGAATTGTGGCCTAGAGAACTATGAATTAATCATACGCCTAATAAACTCAGGATATAAAGGTTTTCTCATTCCAAAAGACCTTTTTTATTATAGGAAGCATAAGAAAAATCTATCGCATTTAGAAAAAGTCCGAATAAAGTCTTATGGACAAGAGTTATTCAATAGATACAATTTGGGAGAGTACAACATGAATAAATACCACCCCTATGCTAAATAA
- a CDS encoding N-acetylneuraminate synthase family protein, which translates to MNINGIEINSNSQTYFIADVAANHDGDIERAKDLIYLAAEAGANAAKFQHFQASTIVSKQGFESMSNKLSHQASWKKSVFEVYQEASVNLDWTETLVETCQKAGIAFFTTPYSLEVVDYIDKFVPAFKIGSGDITWIEIIKKVASKGKPYILATGASNIEEVEIAVENALKINKDFCLMQCNTNYTASLENFKYINLNVLNLYKDKFPGVLLGLSDHTPGHSTVLGAITLGAKLIEKHFTDDNHREGPDHLFSMNPKSWYEMVRRSRELELSLGSEAKRIEDNEKESVIVQRRSIRLKNDIAKGDLLTSKNVEVLRPCPSDALSPINIEKIYNRPVKRNILKGDYIKKEDIL; encoded by the coding sequence ATGAACATTAACGGCATAGAAATAAATAGTAATTCACAAACATACTTTATTGCTGATGTAGCAGCTAATCATGATGGAGATATCGAGAGAGCTAAGGATTTAATTTATTTAGCAGCTGAAGCAGGTGCTAATGCTGCTAAATTCCAACATTTTCAGGCAAGCACAATTGTCAGCAAACAAGGTTTTGAGTCAATGTCAAACAAACTATCGCATCAAGCGAGCTGGAAGAAATCTGTATTTGAAGTTTATCAAGAAGCAAGTGTTAATCTTGACTGGACAGAGACCCTCGTAGAAACATGCCAAAAAGCAGGTATTGCATTCTTTACAACACCTTATTCATTAGAAGTTGTTGACTACATAGATAAGTTTGTTCCAGCGTTTAAAATAGGGTCTGGTGACATAACATGGATAGAAATAATAAAGAAAGTAGCTAGCAAAGGTAAGCCATACATACTTGCAACTGGCGCCTCAAACATAGAGGAGGTAGAAATAGCTGTAGAGAATGCTCTTAAAATAAATAAGGACTTTTGTCTGATGCAATGTAATACAAATTACACTGCATCACTTGAAAACTTCAAATATATAAATCTCAATGTACTTAATTTATATAAAGATAAGTTCCCAGGTGTACTTCTGGGATTAAGCGATCATACGCCAGGACATTCTACTGTTCTTGGCGCCATTACACTAGGAGCGAAATTAATAGAAAAGCATTTTACCGATGATAATCATAGAGAAGGGCCTGATCATCTATTCTCTATGAATCCAAAGTCATGGTATGAAATGGTAAGAAGAAGTAGAGAGTTAGAGTTGTCATTAGGTTCTGAAGCGAAGAGAATAGAAGATAATGAAAAAGAATCTGTAATAGTTCAAAGAAGATCAATTCGTCTCAAAAATGACATAGCCAAAGGAGATCTTCTTACTTCAAAAAATGTTGAGGTACTTAGACCATGTCCAAGCGATGCTTTATCTCCTATAAATATAGAAAAAATTTATAATAGGCCTGTAAAAAGAAATATACTTAAAGGTGATTATATAAAGAAAGAAGATATTTTATGA